attttttttttttttggtgaagtgggtaattttgatatactGTTGATTGGTGGCTTGCAGGGATTACCCACATTCAAGACATTTGTGTTTGAAATATCCATTTGAAACCACACCTCATGAGAACTTCTGCGAACTGGCAATCAAGTTCAAGTTTTTCAATTATCTGtgttattaaatgttaattattattttaatctgaGCTTCTAATATTAATGAGATGCAGTGTTACTGTTATGTTTGCGATTTGGCTGCGCCATGTAATTTCTGGACAGAAGCTGAAGCTGAAGCTGAAATGGGGCATTGTCATGCTTCAGAAAATACTGGCAACTGGAAGAAGTTGAGGATCCTGAGGAAaaagaaatcttaaaaaaacaaatcatctTCTAGTTGATGTTCTAGTTTAATTGTACATACTGGGAAAGTAACCCTTTTTAGCTATTTTAAAATCGATCTAATTCAATCTTGTAATTTGGTTTTTGGGTAACAGAAATGGAGTTTTTCAATATCCCAGaactatttttatcttttcgatattatttattttttcaatgttaTTGGATTAGAACTGgttgaaaatttataaacataattatatgaCAGGGTCAATCTACAAAAGCTTTTTGACCGATTTGTTTAGAGCACGCATAGGTGTGATTCATGAAACTCTGAGATATACTTTAGACTCTTCAAGACTAGCGAGCCAACCTAGCCCGTACGCGGCCTAGGCACGGCAGGTGATGCCATGCAGTGTCTACCCAATGGGCAAATAAATGTAACTTAACCACCACTGCCCGCTGTTCACGGTCATGGCTGTAATCAAATGTCTAATTACTAGCTTTAGTTGTTGGAATATTTACTTGCCCGGCGATTTTTTGATGCATGTTTTAAAGGCAATTAGAATTTACCTAtcttacttaattttaaataaaagatacaaATTTTGTATGCATAGAACTAAACATTTTCCactaatgtttttatataagaaaactatatattaaattaaaacaaatacatGATTTTATAACACAATCACTCTCACTTCATACAAACACACGATTCGGATAAACAATGAAACACTCACACATATTAACTAttcaaatcattttcaaaaaaccaaaaccaaatccCAAGCCATGCATGCACTCATGGAACCAAAACCAACTCGATGGCTGATCATTGTCATCACCACCGTCCAATTTCTAGCGCCAGACAAAAGTTGATGAGCTAAGGTTCAACAATGACCATGCAGTGACCACGCTGGAAGCCAGAAAAATGTTGAAAGAATAGTTGTTGGAGACTAAAAAGTTTCaccttcaataaaaataatataagtaagtTTTACATAAGTGTGGTAGGTTAAATCTTAACACgagtcaattaattttatataatatgggttttgatcttcacacttataaatataatatatttctatataGTATTAGAGTTCAAAACCAAATAGGTTATGAACATAATAGTCTATAATAGTTGCACTTAAAAGAAGGTTTGTGAAACTAAATAGtctcatattaaataaaaacaatataagtgTGGTAGATTGGACTTTAACACGaatcaattggttttatgtaatataattttgatcttCATATTTATAGTCCTGATATATTTCTACAACGGTTAATAAGGAGAGCTTCAAAGTTGTAGAATAAGAAGCCATTTTTGTGAGTACTAGTTAGTTTATTAGTTACTAATTGGCCTCGTGAAGCTAGGGTTTTATAGAGAGATTTGCATCATTTGACATTAATATCTATGAACGTTGTGAAGATTGAAAAGATTGAAGATTAATCACTTAAAATTGATTGTGTggttatcttattattatttgaaaataatttgaaaaatataaagcaaTGACAGATTTACACAGCATTATGCATAATATAAAGCAATTGTTGATGAAAATAAACCTTGAAGACTGTGGTGAACAGATGTTCATAAATCTTGAACGACCATTCTTGCTGACTTATCTATGAAATTCATATGGAATCATGTCCATTGTCACGTAAAGACTTGTAAATCACCAAGAAAACAAGATGCAATAGCATGTTGTATCTTTTATTGTGTTATGGAGAGACTAGATTCGAGCTGCTCGACTCGATTGACATgaaattgagctcaaactcgaattcaaaTGGAACTTTTAACTAgctcattattaaaatgatattgtttcaatatatattggttaaaacgacgttattttgtatcaaaacttTTAGCTCATAAGCTTGACGAACTAAACATTCCAAAGCTTAAATTCGAAAATGTTAAACTTTCAACCTCAAACTCCAACTCGTTTGAGCTTAGTTTGTTTTGGGCTTGTTTGAACCGAGTTCAAGGGTAAACTCGAataaattctatttgaatttggCCTTAATGGAGATCATGATTGTGGCGAATTTTAAGTGCAAACTTAAAGTTAATATGACCTTGAGCATGCTGGAAATGTATATCATGATAATAGTAATGTAAATTGTGAAGCTTTGTATGAAATCATTCCTGTAAAATTAGAATCTGATTGAATAATAATGCTACCATTGAAAAAGGGATGTCATTCATGACCTAGGGCCTTACCGATTTACTTTCATAGGCCTAGATATGATCCAAGTCTGATTGGTTCAATTtagctcaactcaaatttgtttgatttaaatttgaatcgaatttgagcctaaaaatttggtttgtttttaaaatcgaacCGAACTTAAGTCAAGAGGTGTTCAACTTGAATCAATAGTTTCGAATTTGTGGCTCGATTTAGCTTAAATTAGCTCAAATTTAGTAGTTCAAATTGATAGATTGAATTTGTAGTTTGGTTcagttcgaataaaaaattttgaatattattttgataaaacgacattgttttgtcaatgaaccACAAACTCAAGTCACGAATCCGAGTTATACATTTGAATCATTAATTCGATCCGAATCAAGCTAcgaaattgagtcaaactcaaaccgaaCCAAGTTGAGCTATTTTTTATCCTAGTCAGACATAATTTTGGCTTGACCAAACTCTAACTAGCAATTTTCTATTCAAGTTGAACTCAAGTCAAAGGGTGTTCAGGCTCGATTCGACCCAAATCTATCTCTATTCATGCTTTAGTGCATAGAGCCAATCACTGAAAGTTAAAGAATTAGACATATAGACGGGTTTGAATGATTGTTCATGGTGAAGAAGGATCATTCATTCAAGAGGTTAAAGATGATGAATAGTCACTCATTCATGGAATGAACAATCATGATGACATATAAGGATGCACGGTTGTAACTAGGACAATGACACTCGTGCATGTGAGACAAATGATATACGATCATACATTGTTTCTGTAAGTCCGTTCTTaggaataaaatgttaattttatctataagttGTGTGCAACAAGGGCTATATAAATGATTAACAACCCTATACATTGGGAATTAGGCAATTTGATGCAAATAAGTGCATTAAATTGCATGATCTAAGGCATGAAGTATGAGatgaatgaattaaaaattgatgAGGTCTAATAATTCATAAACTATGTGAAAATGGCTAAGATGTAGAATAACGAGCTTATGTGTTTAGTGGCACAAAGTTATGATTAAGAGTCAATAATATGTGATATTTGACCAAATAAATCGGTGCATGTCACTGTTGTGTGATCTTAGGATGAGAAATAGAATGTTCACCACTCTTGTGTGGTTTGTGGCATAGAATTAAAGTGAGTAGTCACTATAAGATTGAGATTTTGTAAAACTATTGTATGATCTTTAACACGAGGCTCTAATGTGGTGTGACATTTGGCATAAATAAAAGATATCATGTTAATTTTGCGGGAATTTTAACACAAGGTGTCAATGTTGTGTATTTTTTGGTATAAATTCATCAGTCATTGTTATGTGATCTCTTACTCACAAATTTAGTAGGAAAGTATAGATTATCACATAGgacctataaaatattttatgtacatGCTGGTATGAGAGTATCTGTAATTGAAAGTGTCATTCTAATAGtctatttatatatgttctTTATATTTGGcacataaaatatgttaaagatGTACTTTTGATCTTCGATTCTCAACTTGAAGACTTCCTTTTCCCATCACTAGTATGGTGTTGTCATTAGCAAACTCGACCTTGAAGTGGAATGACGCATTCAAATCAACAAAGAGCTTCATATTTACCACACATGGTTGGCACATCTTGTGTCAAGGAATCACGTGTGGTAGTTTGATGATTCACTAACTACAATAACCATTTGAAGAGGATGTAATGTTAGGGTTGGATATGAACCGAATTGgctcagtttggtttgattcaCAAACTGaataaatagtttgatttcATTTGAACTTAACTcgtaacttgattcaaattatattaaataattgttaaacgatgtcgttttattaatgagtcacaaatttaaaccaTGAATATGAGTCACATatccaaactataaatttgagttaaactcaaatcgaattcaaaccaTTCTTAATGTtagtttgatgaatttgaaccgaactcaaactaaactattttttattcaaactgaacttaagtcaaaatgatatttaaacGCAATTCGGTTTGTATCCACCTCTACGTGAAGTAAAGCGTAAGTAATACCCGCGAAATTGAGAATGTGAACTAATACCCACTACTGTTGAACATGTCAATAAAATAGTAATGCATAATTCTCAAAGGCACAGACAATGTCTAATTTTCTTGCTTAAACTTTGTAGGCATGTTATTTTTCCCATTTAAGCAAACTTGAGGCTTAATCTCGATCTTGATTAACTAGCCTTTCCTCACTTGAAAGATGaattaaacattaaacaaaTGACAAATCCAAACGGAAGATCTAAACCATCTCATGCTTATGGAAACTTTTCCTCAATTTCCCGAAAGTCAtagattcaaactcaaatatatatcaCCGATCACTAAAGTATGCTTATCCTAATTagcaaattaataattgataatgtaTTTTGGTTAGTTCTCATTGAAGTAGTaaaaaagttgtttaatttattataaatgctACCCAAATTATTCACTACAAAACATCTTTATGCTAGTTCTTTGATTCTAAACAAGAAGACGGTTCAAAATGGCAGCAGACGGCTTAAGAGAAATCACAGATTGTTTCTATTCAATTTTACTTCCTTAAGTACGTAGGCTGAGAAATATTTGGAAGCTGAGTCTAGTATTGATAACTCAAGCTCAGCTCAATAGGGTAGATGTGGGGTTTAAACTTGAGTTCAGgtccaaaaattacatttaacctcgtaggttatatatatacatatcaattataCTAATATTCAAATGTTGGTGTTGGGTTATACATGTGAATTTCAAAAGCTGAAGGGCCAGACTAATTTTCATAATAAGAGATAAAAGAGGAGTAAATATAACTTGTAGGAAggtaaatgtaaaatttatggGGCATAAGCACaagattctaaatttttatgagtttattgtattatattgttCGTCTAAGCCCGTGGTCTTACCAAActgaaaaaggccaaacgactatttcccacccaaggtttagcgttttctcaaaagtcccccctttaactatggaaacaccaaacactcactcatggccggttagatttaaccaaaccctaatagtggtaggggtaaaatcgtcatttttgctataatattaaaaataaactaaaatagaatctaattttgcccctctaaactttaaaaactgaaattttccccccgcctaagttttaaaaaattgcagtttcaccctagggtttggttttgaaatctccaacgacctctccggctccgttgccgacggctgctccctcccaaagcaacctctccttccggcgatcactttcctcccatttggaggtccgatcggtgcccggagacgtcgtgggagacgaagaacttcgtcgggaagacgaagttcttcgtcttcccagaggtcttcttctgggaagacgatcgtcaacttcgtcttcccgacgaagttcttcgtctcccacggcgtctctgggcgtcgatcggacctccaaatgggaggaaagagatctccgcaaggagaggttgcttcgggagggagcagtcgtcggcaacggagccggagaggtcgccggagatttcaaaaccaaaccttagggtgaaactgtaattttttaaaacttaggcggggggaaaatttcagtttttaaagtttaggggggcaaaagaagataaaattttcaagcgttagggtttggttaaatctaaccggtcatgggtgggtatttggtgtttccatagttaaaggggggacttttgagaatacatcaaaccttgggtgggaaatagtcgtttggccactGGAAAACAATAAACTGAGAAACGGCAAAGTTGAACTCGACAATAGTTGAGTCGAGCCAGAAATAGCTCATAAGTGGTTTGGCTCATTTGCAAATTGCAACCCTATTAATTTTCACTCAAGTAGACAGGAATATTTCAACTTGTTAATTACATACAGAAGGAAAAAAGTTCCATGGAGACTAAAACCCTCATTCCAGAACTAGGATTCCAGGCCTAGTTCTTGAATTTGAGCTAGACTTATAGAGAATATATGGGCCTGGCTTTCATGAATTTGATGCTATCCTATGATTCCTACCCAAAATTTGAACCATCTGCATCCACCCATTGCTAGCATTGTCTTACTTACATTTGGTATCAAATtctcaattttataattttattttgattacttgctgaaaaattattaggtaAAAAGCAAtgctacatatatatattttatatatataaaataattggtattattttattttttatttaaagtaatttaattatataataataatatgtcaccaatatttattttatgaacatAAAATACGTATACTAGTTTTATTGATAGGTAAGTTGCAAAGTGGAGTACGTAATTTCGTGATATTTGGTTTGTTTCATTTGGCATTATGATTCCTAATAAAGGAAAGTCTCATTCGATATAAGATGTCTACTCATATTCCTGACAAgctcttttgtattttcttgaaatcaGAAACAAATTATGCCACCAAAGCTCATAGTTCTGATTCCCCATGTACAGTGACAGGTGAGTGTGATAAGCCTTCAAAGGATaccttaatatatatatatatatatatatatatatatatatatatatatatatatatatatatatatttatccaaaaaaaaagtttaaggttaaatttttttaataatattttaaaatcaaatgatttatttaatgtaattgattttgtttcaaataaatGATCTAATTCAGATGGGTCtttgttaaaagaaaataacaaggAATTTCTCTTCCTGAAATTTGTGCCTTCAGTTAAAAGGCAGAAGACTTCAAGGTAATTTACATAAGAAAGAATGCTTAGAGGGTGTtcattatcttttcttttttccatcttAAAGAAGAATAAAGATAAAAGCATGAAACTCAATTCCCACAATCATgtgatcaaaatataaaaagttacaTGCTTGTTCAACATTGTTGAGATTAAACTCTTTTGTTTAATTCTACCTTTACCCAAATGTAATCATGAGAGCCCTTTGAGGCTTAATTGACTAGCCTTTTTCAAGGTTTTAAGAACTTGCAAATACCAAATTGAAGATCTTGACTTGACCTTTTTCCTTCTCATAGGTGTTCATCATTCTCAGGCTTATCATTTTTCTCAAAAGTTGTAGCCCAAAACGTGACTAATCATTAAAGTATGCTCCTTTaaattagtgatatttttaattaatcaatagaGAATTTGTTTAGATTTTGTTTAATCAAAAGTCGATGCTTCCTGCACGTGGAGACCTGTTGTCAGCAAACAATGACCGAGAGACGCACCCCGTGCGCAGGCTGGCACGGGCACTTTGACGCTTTGTGCGGGGGATGCATAGCGGTACTTCATAGAAATTGACGACAAAATCCAAAAGCAAACTTTGGAAGTGGCAACAAGAGGAAGGTGAGCACAGTAAAGATCGAGTTGTGACAAGATATGGAGGAAAGAGGCAAATAGCAATAGATTGCTTTCTGAACGTGAAAGAAATGtgggaaataaaatatatttataacccAGGAATATAAGAATGGTATAGATTAACGGTGGCAACAAGAGGAAAGTTGCAAGGTGAAGCTCGAGTTCCGTAGAAGTCGTTGGAGTTGCAGAAGAAATTAACGAAGGAAGAGAAGGAAGTGAGGTGGCAACACCGAGAGAAAGAGTAATCGCCAGTTGTCaggaacaaaattttataagttttgtgaacttttattaaataataaaaaatattgacgaatttataaattattttaaaaattatgcatatatatatatatatatatatatatatatatatatatatatatatttgatgagTTGTTATCTAACTTTACTCACGGCAGAAAATATTTATAGAGCTGATAAAATTTGAcatgaattattaatattatacgatatgatattaaaaaatagattaggGTTACAATTTTTTACACGAAAAATAATTCAGACCAAGTTATGGTTAACCCTCAAAAAATCAAATCGAGTATAGGTTGGCACAAAGTCTATTTGAATTGacacaaaaattttatacaaaatattgcatatcagaaatttttaatatcttttatttttttattttatagggCAAGTTTCAGTCCACAAAATCTATATtcactaatttaaattaataaataattcaatattgtATTACCAAACATTAAATTTACATTATCCAAAaacattcattataa
This is a stretch of genomic DNA from Mangifera indica cultivar Alphonso chromosome 11, CATAS_Mindica_2.1, whole genome shotgun sequence. It encodes these proteins:
- the LOC123230039 gene encoding uncharacterized protein LOC123230039 isoform X2, which translates into the protein MLKTFLSLLKKARDYPHSRHLCLKYPFETTPHENFCELCYCYVCDLAAPCNFWTEAEAEAEMGHCHASENTGNWKKLRILRKKKS
- the LOC123230039 gene encoding uncharacterized protein LOC123230039 isoform X1, whose translation is MEMIEISPEKEEEEEKEETPVRSMFCLKRNMDLKSFDEKEDCFILDFNPFESLHLTHLSISNNHAEDLSVIAEKGQVACRDYPHSRHLCLKYPFETTPHENFCELCYCYVCDLAAPCNFWTEAEAEAEMGHCHASENTGNWKKLRILRKKKS